A genomic stretch from Onychostoma macrolepis isolate SWU-2019 chromosome 02, ASM1243209v1, whole genome shotgun sequence includes:
- the wnt3a gene encoding protein Wnt-3a, with the protein MIYLGYFLFLFCGLTRVMASYPIWWSLAMGHQYTSLGTEPILCSSIPGLVPKQLRFCRNYVEIMPSVAEGVKIGIQECQHQFRGRRWNCTTINDNLAIFGPVLDKATRESAFVHAIASAGVAFAVTRACSEGSVTICGCDTRRKGPPGEGWKWGGCSEDVEFGSMVSREFADARENRPDARSAMNRHNNEAGRVSITDHMYLKCKCHGLSGSCEVKTCWWSQPDFRVIGDYMKDKYDSASEMVVEKHRESRGWVETLRPKYTFFKPPTETDLVYYESSPNFCEPNPETGSFGTRDRICNLTSHGIDGCDLLCCGRGHNTQTEKRKEKCHCIFHWCCYVSCQECTRVYDVHTCK; encoded by the exons ATGATATATCTTGGATATTTCCTGTTTCTTTTTTGTGGGCTCACGCGTGTCATGGCAAGTTACCCGATATGGTG GTCTCTGGCGATGGGACACCAGTACACTTCATTGGGTACTGAGCCCATCCTGTGCAGCTCAATCCCTGGTCTGGTACCCAAACAGCTCCGCTTCTGCCGCAACTATGTGGAAATCATGCCTAGCGTGGCAGAGGGGGTGAAAATCGGCATCCAAGAGTGTCAGCATCAGTTCCGTGGCCGCAGATGGAATTGCACAACTATTAATGACAACCTGGCCATCTTTGGACCAGTGCTGGATAAAG CCACTCGAGAATCAGCATTTGTCCATGCAATTGCCTCAGCGGGGGTAGCGTTCGCTGTGACGCGGGCTTGCTCTGAGGGCTCCGTCACCATCTGCGGCTGCGACACACGGAGGAAAGGACCGCCAGGCGAGGGCTGGAAGTggggcggctgcagtgaggatGTGGAGTTTGGCAGCATGGTATCCCGAGAGTTCGCTGATGCTCGTGAGAATCGGCCAGACGCTCGCTCAGCTATGAATCGACACAACAACGAAGCTGGACGTGTG TCAATCACAGACCACATGTACCTGAAATGTAAGTGTCACGGCCTTTCGGGAAGCTGTGAGGTGAAAACCTGCTGGTGGTCGCAGCCTGACTTTCGGGTAATAGGCGACTACATGAAGGACAAGTATGACAGCGCATCAGAAATGGTGGTGGAGAAACATCGAGAATCACGAGGCTGGGTCGAGACCTTACGACCGAAGTACACCTTCTTCAAGCCCCCTACCGAAACTGACCTTGTCTACTATGAAAGTTCGCCTAACTTCTGTGAACCTAACCCAGAAACCGGCTCCTTCGGCACCCGTGACCGTATATGTAACCTGACATCACATGGTATCGATGGCTGTGACTTGCTCTGTTGCGGACGAGGCCACAACACTCAAACTGAGAAACGCAAGGAGAAATGCCACTGCATTTTTCACTGGTGCTGCTACGTGAGTTGCCAGGAGTGTACGCGAGTTTATGATGTCCACACCTGCAAGTAA